Proteins encoded in a region of the Mycolicibacterium chitae genome:
- a CDS encoding CaiB/BaiF CoA transferase family protein, whose product MSGDESLLAGLRVLDLSGGPGDAVGRILADLGADVIKVEPPGGSPARHTAPRLAGTSIAFAVHNANKSSVVLDPADDGDRERLLGLAGAADIVIDSGTPGQAAAYGASCAQLADRFDHLVALSVTDFGLDGPRADWRATDAVLYALSSALSRSGPTTGTPVLPPDGIASATAAVQATWATLVAYYHRLRTGRGDYIDFSRFEAVVLALDPPFGSHGQAAAAGGAEKWRGRPRNQDAYPILPCADGYVRMVVLAPRQWHGLRAWLGEPEQFQDPKFDTIIERFLAWKEIGALLTDMFATMTMAEIADAAQSYGVPVAAVLEPSAVGDSEHFAAVGAFTEAELVPGARGRVPVGYYTADGARLGFRTPAPVAGAGPDDWADRPAREVRIEDRGDRRAGLPFAGLRIVDLGIIVAGGELSRLFGDLGAEVIKVESAKYPDGLRQGRPGQVLSESFAWTHRNNLGLGLELRSPGGAEVFEQLVARSDAVFANFKPGTLAGLGFPYERLREINPAIVLAESSAFGDTGPWSARMGYGPLVRASTGVTSLWTAPDGVTEAGRHPFFDATTVFPDHIVGRITAIGALAALIGRAATGTGTHIHVSQAEAGINQLDTLFVEQRALQDNPAAVEVGAAADGVYPCAGDDEWAVISLRDEADRQAATAVLGEPAGWADWTRARTPAEVAETLQAAGVPAAPMQRRPEVLADPQLSTRGTYQDMHHPLIERPLPAESGPAPYRHIANALQQPAPLPGQHTHQICRDILEFDDARIDRLLADGVLFSSGERVPT is encoded by the coding sequence ATGTCGGGCGACGAATCATTGTTGGCGGGGCTGCGGGTCCTCGATCTCTCCGGTGGGCCCGGCGATGCCGTCGGTCGGATACTGGCCGATCTCGGGGCCGATGTGATCAAGGTCGAACCGCCCGGCGGCAGTCCCGCGCGCCACACCGCGCCGCGGCTGGCGGGCACCAGCATCGCCTTCGCCGTGCACAACGCCAACAAGAGCAGCGTGGTGCTCGATCCCGCCGACGACGGGGACCGCGAACGGTTGCTGGGCCTGGCGGGCGCCGCCGACATCGTCATCGACTCCGGCACCCCCGGCCAGGCCGCCGCCTACGGCGCCTCGTGCGCGCAGCTGGCCGACCGGTTCGACCACCTGGTGGCGCTGTCGGTGACCGACTTCGGCCTCGACGGCCCGCGGGCGGACTGGCGGGCCACCGACGCGGTGTTGTACGCGCTGTCCTCGGCGCTGTCGCGCTCCGGGCCCACGACCGGCACGCCGGTGCTGCCCCCGGACGGCATCGCCTCGGCCACCGCGGCCGTGCAGGCCACCTGGGCCACCCTGGTCGCCTACTACCACCGGCTGCGCACCGGCCGCGGCGACTACATCGATTTCTCCCGGTTCGAGGCCGTCGTGCTGGCGCTCGACCCGCCGTTCGGGTCGCACGGACAGGCCGCGGCCGCCGGCGGGGCCGAGAAGTGGCGCGGCCGGCCGCGCAATCAGGACGCCTACCCGATCCTGCCGTGCGCCGACGGCTACGTGCGGATGGTCGTGCTGGCCCCGCGGCAGTGGCACGGCCTGCGCGCCTGGCTGGGCGAACCCGAACAGTTCCAGGACCCGAAGTTCGACACCATCATCGAACGGTTCCTGGCCTGGAAAGAGATCGGCGCGCTGCTGACCGACATGTTCGCGACCATGACGATGGCCGAGATCGCCGACGCCGCGCAGTCTTACGGCGTCCCGGTGGCCGCGGTGCTGGAGCCCTCGGCCGTCGGTGACTCGGAGCACTTCGCGGCGGTCGGCGCGTTCACCGAGGCCGAGCTGGTGCCCGGGGCCCGCGGCCGGGTCCCGGTGGGGTACTACACCGCCGACGGCGCCCGCCTCGGCTTCCGCACCCCGGCGCCGGTGGCCGGCGCCGGGCCGGACGACTGGGCCGACCGGCCCGCCCGCGAGGTGCGCATCGAGGACCGCGGGGACCGCCGCGCGGGTTTGCCGTTCGCTGGGCTGCGCATCGTCGACCTCGGGATCATCGTCGCCGGCGGCGAGCTGAGCCGGCTGTTCGGTGACCTGGGCGCCGAAGTCATCAAGGTCGAGAGCGCCAAGTATCCGGACGGGCTGCGGCAGGGGCGGCCCGGTCAGGTGCTCAGCGAGTCGTTCGCCTGGACCCACCGCAACAACCTCGGGCTGGGCCTGGAGCTGCGCAGCCCCGGCGGCGCCGAGGTCTTCGAGCAGCTGGTCGCCCGCTCCGATGCGGTGTTCGCCAACTTCAAGCCGGGAACCCTTGCGGGACTGGGGTTTCCGTACGAGCGACTGCGGGAGATCAACCCCGCGATCGTGCTCGCCGAGAGCAGCGCCTTCGGCGACACCGGCCCGTGGAGCGCCCGGATGGGCTACGGCCCGCTGGTGCGCGCCAGCACCGGCGTGACCAGCCTGTGGACCGCCCCCGACGGCGTCACCGAGGCCGGCCGCCATCCGTTCTTCGACGCCACCACGGTCTTCCCGGATCACATCGTGGGTCGCATCACCGCGATCGGCGCGCTGGCCGCGCTCATCGGTCGCGCGGCCACCGGCACCGGCACGCACATCCACGTCTCCCAGGCCGAAGCGGGCATCAACCAGCTCGACACGCTGTTCGTCGAGCAGCGCGCGCTGCAGGACAACCCCGCCGCCGTCGAGGTCGGCGCGGCCGCCGACGGCGTGTACCCCTGCGCGGGCGACGACGAGTGGGCGGTGATCTCGCTGCGCGACGAGGCCGACCGGCAGGCCGCCACCGCGGTGCTCGGGGAGCCGGCGGGCTGGGCCGACTGGACGCGGGCCCGCACCCCGGCCGAGGTCGCCGAGACCCTGCAGGCCGCCGGTGTTCCGGCCGCGCCGATGCAGCGGCGACCCGAGGTGCTCGCCGACCCGCAGCTCAGCACCCGCGGCACCTACCAGGACATGCACCATCCGCTGATCGAGCGGCCACTGCCCGCCGAATCCGGGCCGGCGCCGTACCGGCACATCGCCAACGCCCTGCAGCAACCCGCGCCGCTGCCCGGTCAACACACCCACCAGATCTGCCGGGACATCCTCGAATTCGACGACGCTCGCATCGATCGGCTGCTGGCCGACGGGGTGTTGTTCAGCAGCGGCGAAAGGGTGCCGACATGA
- a CDS encoding aldehyde dehydrogenase: MTPITGQVYIGGQFRPSAEVTPVLEAATGTPLGDGANAGTADVDDAVSAARAALPGWRATPAARRAEILVALAEALKARASSTNELVTRENGMPMSLSRGVNGAFPAVLLNYYAALITALPEEEVRSGPTGHTTVRHEPVGVVGAITPWNYPQALAAFKLAPALAAGCPVVLKPSPETALDAMVFGEAATEAGLPPGVLNIVPGGTETGVHLVAHPGVDKVSFTGSTVAGRAIGEVCGRLLRPVTLELGGKSAAIILDDADLDATLAGLRTQSFTNNGQTCYLNSRVLAPRSRYAEIVEALAELAGSLRVGDPLDPSTEIGPVVSERQRDRILGYIEAGTADGAKLVAGGSIPKDQPRGWFVEPTVFADVDNAHRIAQEEIFGPVLAVIPYDGDEDAIALANDSEYGLGGTVWTTDRERAMSIARQVHTGTIGINGYTLDIAAPFGGVKASGLGRELGPEGLAAFRSVKSIYGTGPS; encoded by the coding sequence ATGACCCCGATCACCGGGCAGGTCTACATCGGCGGCCAGTTCCGGCCCAGCGCCGAGGTCACCCCGGTGCTCGAGGCCGCGACCGGCACACCCCTGGGCGACGGTGCCAACGCCGGGACCGCCGACGTCGACGACGCGGTGTCCGCGGCGCGGGCCGCCCTGCCGGGCTGGCGCGCCACCCCGGCCGCCCGACGCGCCGAGATCCTGGTGGCGTTGGCCGAGGCCCTGAAGGCGCGCGCGTCGAGCACCAACGAACTGGTGACCCGCGAGAACGGCATGCCGATGTCGCTGTCGCGCGGCGTCAACGGGGCCTTCCCGGCGGTGCTGCTCAACTACTACGCGGCCCTGATCACCGCGCTGCCCGAGGAGGAGGTGCGCTCCGGGCCCACCGGGCATACCACGGTCCGGCACGAGCCGGTGGGCGTGGTCGGGGCCATCACCCCGTGGAACTACCCGCAGGCGCTGGCGGCGTTCAAGCTGGCCCCGGCGCTGGCTGCGGGCTGTCCGGTGGTGCTCAAGCCCTCGCCCGAGACCGCCTTGGACGCCATGGTTTTCGGCGAGGCCGCCACCGAGGCCGGGCTGCCGCCCGGCGTGCTGAACATCGTCCCCGGTGGCACCGAGACCGGCGTGCACCTGGTGGCGCACCCGGGCGTGGACAAGGTGTCCTTTACCGGTTCCACCGTCGCCGGCCGCGCCATCGGCGAGGTGTGTGGCCGCCTGCTGCGCCCGGTGACCCTCGAGTTGGGCGGCAAGTCGGCGGCCATCATCCTCGACGACGCCGACCTGGACGCCACGCTGGCCGGTCTGCGCACGCAGTCGTTCACCAACAACGGGCAGACCTGCTACCTGAACTCCCGCGTGCTGGCCCCGCGCTCGCGCTACGCCGAGATCGTCGAGGCGCTGGCGGAACTGGCGGGCAGCCTGCGGGTCGGCGACCCGCTGGACCCGAGCACCGAGATCGGCCCCGTGGTCAGCGAGCGCCAGCGCGACCGCATCCTCGGCTACATCGAGGCCGGCACCGCCGACGGCGCCAAACTGGTTGCCGGAGGCTCGATCCCGAAGGATCAGCCCCGCGGCTGGTTCGTCGAACCGACCGTCTTCGCCGACGTCGACAACGCGCATCGCATTGCCCAGGAGGAGATCTTCGGCCCCGTCCTGGCGGTGATCCCCTACGACGGTGACGAGGACGCGATCGCCCTGGCCAACGACAGCGAGTACGGCCTGGGCGGGACGGTGTGGACCACCGACCGCGAGCGCGCGATGAGCATCGCCCGACAGGTGCACACCGGCACCATCGGCATCAACGGCTACACCCTGGACATCGCCGCCCCGTTCGGCGGCGTCAAGGCCAGCGGCCTGGGCCGCGAACTGGGCCCCGAGGGCCTGGCCGCCTTCCGCAGCGTGAAGTCGATCTACGGCACCGGCCCGTCCTGA